Proteins from a genomic interval of Pseudomonadota bacterium:
- a CDS encoding sulfatase-like hydrolase/transferase — MKSSVAYLRSFLCYITLTCLAIASPILNILAQGQEFFINKHMGLSEILLTIFILVAIPALIFNSLEIITFKLKKYYQFPVFAVLIFLFLLPTINSFFQDGRLSLIISCFLSLIFGVSLAFKQSLQKILLVFSPIVLIALFNFFSSAKYIFSESNSDKPSSNKDSLTTINAQDQQTDKIPVVLLVLDEFSLNALLTEDINIDEARFPNFARLKNQSYWYRNATTVNQFTPLAVPAILSGKAPQGTSKLPTYDHYPINIFSILAESHEVSVYEPFTSLCPEEVCNKKKENSNQVVSYDIFKDLFAIYLNYLVPPDLAVFSLLPQIDGKWGDFWDEQDWVAPSFNREARLYEINNFIDKIKIRDPNKPKFIFAHTILPHMPYQYTSEGFMYSPTYTRGYVGNAWGDNEILIARCYEQFLTQVGLVDRLLGRLIEKLKAINIFDQSLIVVVADHGVSFEKGAYRRSFAESERFYQDLMSVPLLIKKPNQVSGEVIDVNAQIIDVLPTILDVLGIHQKYKLDGISLFSKQERELHKGVLIGKNPGKDKSNDSKFIGKVKSFEFLPQIPVDTLKWKYNLPGFKELNNFNPFYIGPHSNFIGRKVSKFTTQNRNFETHIIDFKGRELSPILKFQKKSKRCPCNIEGIVRGEGVNKADIVAIAVNDLVIGFSELVETPLGFDFLTLASVNSFVEGDNKVSVYLVKKNGSEIVLQKK, encoded by the coding sequence ATGAAATCAAGTGTTGCATATCTTCGTTCGTTTCTTTGTTATATTACATTAACCTGTCTTGCCATTGCTTCACCAATCCTCAATATATTGGCTCAAGGACAGGAGTTCTTTATAAATAAGCACATGGGGTTAAGTGAAATTTTACTCACTATTTTCATTCTAGTTGCCATTCCTGCCCTAATTTTCAACAGTTTAGAAATAATAACATTTAAATTAAAAAAATATTATCAATTTCCGGTATTCGCAGTATTAATTTTTTTATTTCTATTACCTACAATTAATAGTTTTTTTCAAGATGGAAGATTATCTTTAATTATAAGTTGTTTTCTTTCTTTAATATTCGGCGTCTCACTGGCTTTTAAGCAAAGTTTACAGAAAATACTATTGGTATTCTCACCAATAGTATTAATCGCACTCTTTAACTTTTTTAGCAGTGCTAAATATATTTTCTCTGAGTCTAATAGTGATAAGCCTAGTAGTAATAAAGATTCACTAACTACCATTAACGCCCAAGATCAACAGACCGACAAAATACCGGTTGTGCTTCTGGTATTAGATGAGTTTTCACTTAATGCACTGCTTACAGAAGATATCAATATTGATGAGGCAAGATTTCCGAACTTTGCACGGCTAAAGAACCAATCTTATTGGTACAGAAACGCAACTACGGTTAATCAGTTTACACCGCTAGCTGTGCCGGCAATTTTGTCAGGCAAGGCACCACAAGGCACATCTAAACTTCCAACCTACGATCACTATCCAATAAATATTTTTTCAATTTTAGCAGAATCGCATGAAGTATCTGTCTACGAACCGTTCACGTCTTTATGTCCGGAAGAAGTTTGTAATAAAAAGAAAGAAAATAGTAACCAGGTAGTCTCTTATGATATTTTTAAAGATTTATTCGCTATTTACCTGAATTATTTAGTGCCGCCGGATCTGGCAGTTTTTTCTTTATTACCCCAAATAGATGGGAAATGGGGAGATTTTTGGGATGAGCAAGACTGGGTTGCGCCAAGCTTTAATCGTGAAGCAAGACTTTATGAGATCAACAATTTTATCGACAAAATAAAAATAAGAGACCCAAACAAACCAAAATTTATCTTTGCACACACTATTCTTCCTCATATGCCGTACCAATATACTTCTGAAGGATTTATGTATAGTCCTACATATACACGAGGTTATGTTGGTAATGCATGGGGCGATAATGAGATCTTGATAGCGCGATGCTATGAACAGTTTCTTACACAAGTAGGATTGGTTGATCGCTTATTGGGAAGACTAATCGAAAAGCTTAAAGCAATAAATATTTTTGATCAGTCATTAATTGTAGTAGTTGCTGATCATGGAGTTTCATTTGAAAAGGGTGCTTATAGGAGAAGTTTTGCCGAGAGTGAGCGTTTCTACCAAGACTTGATGAGCGTTCCGCTACTAATCAAAAAACCTAATCAAGTTAGCGGAGAGGTGATCGATGTAAATGCTCAAATAATAGATGTTCTCCCAACAATCCTTGATGTTTTAGGAATACATCAGAAATATAAATTGGATGGAATTTCTTTGTTTAGTAAACAAGAAAGAGAACTGCACAAGGGAGTTTTAATTGGAAAGAATCCCGGAAAAGATAAAAGCAACGACTCCAAATTTATAGGCAAAGTCAAATCGTTTGAGTTCTTGCCTCAAATTCCTGTTGATACATTGAAATGGAAATATAACTTACCCGGATTCAAAGAATTAAACAACTTTAATCCCTTTTATATCGGCCCGCACTCTAATTTTATCGGCAGGAAAGTTTCGAAGTTTACAACTCAAAACCGCAATTTTGAGACTCATATAATAGATTTTAAGGGGCGTGAACTTTCTCCAATTTTAAAATTTCAGAAAAAATCCAAACGTTGCCCCTGTAATATTGAAGGTATTGTAAGAGGCGAGGGAGTGAACAAAGCAGATATTGTTGCTATTGCTGTAAATGATCTCGTAATAGGTTTCTCGGAACTTGTAGAAACACCGCTCGGGTTTGATTTTCTAACTTTAGCCAGTGTTAATAGTTTTGTGGAAGGGGATAACAAAGTGAGTGTTTATTTGGTTAAAAAGAATGGATCTGAGATAGTTTTGCAGAAGAAATAA
- a CDS encoding SAM-dependent methyltransferase — protein MPALLKTSFRDPSGFVYKSGESFYRQINKSYKEQYQKLKETNLLEELWRKQLLIEHKEVSGKGSIDANHYLTIEPRTIPFVSYPYEWCFSEYKKAALLTLEIEEIALKKGMTLKDASAFNVQFIGSNPVFIDTLSFEIYREGDPWVAYKQFCEHFLAPLSLMAYQDVRLNALFQSSVNGIPLDIASKLLPFKTKFNLQLFLHIHLHAKKQKQFADSTKLIEEDQSKERSARSKLTENKKLRISKHSRLALIDGLKSAVLRLKWNPGGTEWADYYNNTNYSSTAFTEKHKIIDSMLKAVAPKVVWDFGANDGEFSMIAEKHGAYVVSFDVDPSAVEKNFIRLSNNKQNKAKNNILPLMSDLTSPTPAIGWGHAERMSLVERGPADLLLSLALIHHLAISNNTPLALIAEYFSKCSRNLIIEFVPKTDSQVQKLLATRKDIFPEYTQEFFEKEFSNFFKIISAEKISGSERVLYLLKAL, from the coding sequence ATGCCAGCCTTACTTAAAACCTCATTTCGCGATCCATCAGGCTTTGTTTATAAATCCGGCGAATCTTTTTACCGACAGATAAACAAAAGTTATAAAGAGCAGTATCAAAAACTCAAAGAAACTAACTTGCTTGAAGAGCTTTGGAGAAAACAGCTTTTAATAGAGCACAAAGAAGTCTCAGGTAAGGGCAGTATTGACGCAAATCATTATTTAACAATTGAACCTCGGACAATTCCATTTGTCTCTTATCCCTATGAGTGGTGTTTTTCTGAATACAAGAAAGCTGCGCTTTTAACCCTTGAGATTGAAGAGATTGCTTTAAAAAAAGGGATGACATTAAAAGATGCATCGGCGTTTAACGTGCAGTTTATTGGAAGTAATCCTGTATTTATAGATACGCTTTCATTTGAGATATACCGAGAAGGAGACCCATGGGTGGCATACAAGCAGTTTTGCGAACACTTTCTTGCCCCTCTCTCACTTATGGCGTATCAAGATGTAAGATTAAATGCCTTATTTCAATCTTCTGTAAATGGCATACCATTAGATATTGCCAGCAAACTTCTTCCATTTAAAACTAAATTTAACCTTCAACTTTTTCTCCACATACATCTGCATGCAAAAAAACAAAAACAGTTTGCCGATTCAACAAAATTGATCGAAGAAGATCAAAGTAAAGAAAGATCGGCTAGAAGCAAATTAACAGAAAACAAGAAACTCAGAATCTCCAAACATTCAAGACTAGCGTTGATTGACGGATTAAAATCGGCAGTTTTAAGACTAAAATGGAATCCTGGGGGAACAGAGTGGGCAGATTATTACAATAACACTAATTATTCCTCCACAGCTTTTACAGAAAAACATAAGATTATTGATTCAATGCTAAAAGCCGTTGCTCCCAAAGTAGTCTGGGATTTTGGTGCCAATGATGGTGAATTCAGTATGATTGCCGAAAAGCACGGAGCATACGTTGTTTCTTTCGATGTCGATCCTTCGGCGGTCGAAAAAAATTTCATTAGGCTTTCGAATAACAAGCAAAACAAAGCTAAAAACAATATTCTGCCGTTAATGTCTGATTTAACCTCACCTACACCGGCGATTGGTTGGGGCCATGCTGAAAGGATGAGTTTAGTGGAGCGGGGTCCGGCAGATCTTCTGCTGTCTTTGGCCTTGATTCATCATCTTGCAATCTCTAATAACACTCCTCTTGCTTTAATAGCAGAATATTTTTCTAAATGTTCTAGAAATTTAATTATTGAATTTGTTCCTAAGACCGACTCACAGGTACAAAAATTGCTTGCGACAAGGAAAGATATTTTTCCGGAATACACGCAAGAGTTTTTCGAAAAAGAATTCAGCAATTTCTTTAAAATAATTTCTGCTGAAAAAATTTCCGGAAGTGAGCGAGTTTTGTATTTATTAAAAGCTCTTTAG
- a CDS encoding CusA/CzcA family heavy metal efflux RND transporter, which produces MFNFIIRTSIAYRHLVLSLSLLLAIVGAVSYKRLIIDAVPDITNIQIQINSEAQGYSPFEVEQRITTPIELSLSGIPALDYTRSLSRYGLSQVTVVFKDGTDIYFARQLVAQRIQESKDKLPDGINPSMGPIATGLGEIFMFTVGNAEDAKQLRSLQELREVQDWVVKPQLRTIPGVVEINSLGGASKQIVIIPDIEKLRAFQITLEDLSLAISRNNSNVGAGFIEQSGEQFLLRVPSQVENYAELNEIVVGVHEGIPIEVRDVASIEIGSELRTGAATENGREVVLGTVLMLRGENGRDVSNRVSEKLNEIARSLPEGVFIKPVYNRSDLVNATIATVRQNLLEGALLVIAILFGALGNVRAALLTACVIPLSMLLTIFGMAQGRLSANLMSLGALDFGLIVDGAVILVENCIRRFAEAQARLGRLLTKEERLSLVYEASCEVRQATMFGELIIMLVYIPILALSGIEGKMYHPMAITVLMALGAAFILSMTFVPAAVAVCITGKVKAHAPWVEYVQSAYRALLVRLLRIPVVIVTAAVLIFIGSLLLFGRLGSEFIPALDEGDIALHALRIPGTSLTQAVSMQHQLEDAIKTMPEVSHVFAKIGTAEIAIDPMPPSVADGFVMLKPRSEWSDPKKPKNEVVSQLEEIVAKVPGNNYEFTQPIQMRFNELIAGVRSDIAVKVFGDNVEVLLEEAEKIKGVLAGIPGASDTRVESTTGLPMIVIKPNRSKMARLGLNSADIQSVVRTAYAGEEVSRYFEGDRNFPIVVRLSELDRGNRDAISNLPIPLPPDISVQDNEFNTRRAQLKLERPDRPYMSLGDVADLSVIEGPNQISRENGKRRIVVTANVRNRDLGSFVEEAQAKISSEVNLPANYWLGWGGQYENLISAKQKLMIVVPLVLLGVFGLIYFTFRSFRYSLLVFTGVPFALSGGILALWCRGIPFSISAAVGFIALSGVSVLNGLVLVSFTKRLITDGFDITLAVVEGAVSRLRPVLMTAFVASLGFVPMALSQGTGSEVQRPLATVVIGGIISSTALTLLVLPVLISLSSSGLSVGRWLRKGRSITTGLRN; this is translated from the coding sequence ATGTTTAATTTTATTATTAGAACCTCGATTGCGTATCGCCACTTAGTGCTATCTTTGTCACTACTCCTCGCAATAGTCGGCGCTGTTTCATATAAGCGACTGATTATTGATGCGGTGCCTGATATTACCAATATTCAGATCCAAATAAATTCAGAAGCGCAAGGATATTCCCCTTTTGAGGTTGAGCAACGTATTACCACCCCGATTGAACTCTCTCTTTCTGGTATTCCAGCACTTGATTATACGCGCTCCCTCTCTCGCTACGGCTTGTCGCAGGTGACGGTTGTCTTTAAAGACGGCACAGATATTTATTTTGCCCGCCAGCTCGTAGCGCAACGCATCCAAGAATCGAAAGATAAGCTTCCCGATGGGATTAATCCATCTATGGGACCGATCGCAACAGGGTTGGGTGAGATCTTTATGTTTACCGTCGGTAATGCTGAAGATGCTAAACAGTTAAGATCGCTTCAGGAACTTAGAGAGGTACAAGATTGGGTTGTAAAGCCTCAACTGAGAACTATTCCAGGCGTAGTAGAGATTAACTCCTTGGGAGGCGCCTCTAAGCAGATAGTTATTATACCAGATATTGAAAAACTGAGAGCCTTTCAAATTACGCTTGAGGATCTCTCTCTGGCGATTTCTCGCAATAACTCCAATGTGGGGGCAGGGTTCATAGAGCAAAGTGGCGAGCAGTTTCTTTTAAGGGTTCCCTCTCAGGTTGAGAACTATGCCGAGCTTAATGAGATCGTAGTTGGGGTACATGAAGGTATTCCGATTGAGGTTCGTGATGTTGCATCCATTGAGATCGGTTCCGAGCTTCGTACGGGGGCGGCGACAGAGAACGGGCGCGAGGTGGTGCTCGGCACCGTTCTTATGCTTAGGGGAGAAAACGGGCGTGACGTGTCTAACAGGGTCAGCGAGAAGCTTAATGAGATAGCTCGCTCCCTTCCTGAAGGGGTGTTTATTAAGCCGGTGTATAATCGCTCCGATCTGGTGAACGCTACCATAGCAACCGTAAGGCAAAATCTATTAGAGGGCGCCTTGTTGGTTATCGCCATTCTGTTTGGCGCACTTGGCAACGTACGAGCAGCACTACTCACTGCGTGCGTCATCCCACTTTCCATGCTACTCACGATATTTGGAATGGCGCAAGGGCGACTGAGCGCGAATCTTATGAGCTTAGGGGCGCTTGATTTTGGTCTGATCGTAGATGGCGCCGTTATCCTTGTTGAGAACTGCATTAGGAGATTCGCAGAGGCGCAAGCCCGCTTGGGAAGGTTGCTTACAAAAGAGGAGCGCCTGAGCCTAGTGTACGAGGCCTCCTGCGAGGTTCGCCAAGCCACTATGTTTGGTGAGCTGATTATTATGCTTGTTTACATTCCGATACTGGCGCTCTCTGGAATTGAGGGCAAGATGTATCACCCGATGGCTATCACGGTGTTGATGGCTCTTGGAGCAGCCTTTATTCTCTCCATGACGTTCGTTCCGGCTGCCGTTGCCGTTTGTATTACAGGCAAGGTGAAGGCTCATGCTCCTTGGGTGGAGTATGTGCAATCTGCATATAGAGCGCTGCTGGTCAGGCTTCTGAGAATTCCTGTGGTTATCGTCACAGCTGCTGTGCTCATATTTATAGGCTCACTCCTTTTGTTTGGGCGCTTAGGCTCTGAGTTTATCCCAGCGTTAGATGAGGGGGATATAGCGCTGCATGCGCTAAGAATACCGGGAACATCCCTGACACAGGCGGTTAGTATGCAGCATCAATTAGAGGATGCGATTAAAACGATGCCTGAGGTTAGCCATGTCTTTGCAAAGATCGGAACGGCCGAGATAGCTATTGATCCGATGCCTCCAAGCGTTGCTGATGGCTTTGTGATGCTTAAACCACGTTCCGAATGGAGCGATCCGAAAAAGCCTAAAAATGAGGTCGTTTCACAGCTTGAAGAGATCGTAGCAAAGGTGCCGGGGAATAACTATGAGTTCACACAGCCTATTCAGATGCGTTTTAATGAGCTTATCGCTGGGGTCCGGAGTGATATAGCGGTTAAGGTTTTTGGTGATAACGTTGAGGTGCTCTTGGAGGAGGCCGAGAAGATTAAAGGGGTGCTTGCAGGTATTCCTGGAGCCTCAGACACCAGGGTTGAATCGACAACCGGGCTTCCTATGATCGTCATTAAGCCGAATCGTTCAAAGATGGCGCGTCTTGGCTTGAATTCTGCCGATATCCAGAGCGTAGTGCGTACCGCTTACGCTGGAGAGGAGGTCAGTAGGTACTTTGAAGGGGATAGAAACTTCCCAATAGTTGTCAGACTGAGTGAGCTTGATAGAGGTAACAGAGATGCTATCTCTAATCTGCCGATCCCTCTGCCCCCTGATATCTCTGTGCAGGATAATGAGTTTAATACCAGACGCGCGCAGCTGAAATTAGAGAGGCCAGACAGACCCTATATGAGCTTGGGGGACGTTGCAGATTTATCAGTTATCGAGGGGCCGAATCAGATCAGTAGGGAGAATGGAAAGAGAAGGATCGTTGTTACTGCGAATGTTCGTAACCGCGACCTCGGATCTTTCGTTGAGGAGGCGCAAGCTAAGATATCCTCAGAGGTGAACCTTCCAGCTAATTATTGGCTTGGATGGGGTGGTCAATATGAAAACCTGATCTCGGCAAAACAGAAGCTTATGATAGTAGTCCCCCTTGTTCTGCTTGGTGTGTTCGGTTTGATCTATTTTACCTTTCGGTCATTCAGGTACTCCCTACTTGTCTTTACAGGGGTTCCTTTTGCACTGTCGGGAGGAATCCTAGCGTTATGGTGCAGAGGGATACCATTTTCCATCTCTGCTGCCGTCGGCTTTATTGCCCTCTCCGGTGTCTCGGTTCTTAATGGGCTGGTGCTTGTAAGCTTTACGAAGAGATTAATTACCGATGGGTTTGATATTACCTTAGCCGTTGTAGAGGGCGCGGTCTCTCGTTTAAGGCCGGTACTAATGACCGCTTTTGTGGCCTCTTTAGGCTTTGTGCCGATGGCTCTATCGCAAGGCACGGGCTCTGAGGTTCAGAGGCCCCTTGCAACGGTTGTTATCGGAGGGATTATCTCGTCAACAGCGTTGACGTTGCTGGTCTTGCCGGTGCTGATATCGCTATCTTCCAGTGGCCTTTCAGTAGGTAGGTGGTTGCGTAAGGGCCGCTCTATAACTACGGGTCTTCGTAACTAG
- a CDS encoding efflux RND transporter periplasmic adaptor subunit, whose translation MKINQLLSRFLVTSFLLFLALGCKNSQQVAKDEHGHGIEEEHAEEERGPHRGKLLTEGTFSLELQIFETGVPPQYRVFGYENGKPLSPSDFSASVSLTRLGGKVDLFKFKPVADFLTSDSEVAEPHSFDVEVSAEHKGKKYTWKFDSYEGRTEIPDEIAERSGIKIEKAAPHQIRTILRTRGKVLPSEHKIAHIIPRFSGIVREGSKHIGDSVAKDEVLAVIESNESLQPFNVRSQISGTIVNGHIVIGEFVPENQWIYIVADLSEVWVDFFVPLRAQSGAKIGQKVLISPVHSAEITDGIVSYVAPYADEGSQSQLIRAVVSNNPQRLLPGMFVTGDLVVDQTEARVAVKKEALQTFREQTVVFAKVGNTYEVKPLTLGKSDGEWVEVLEGLSPGERYVTGNAFLIKADILKSGATHDH comes from the coding sequence ATGAAAATAAATCAATTACTATCAAGATTCTTAGTTACCTCATTTTTATTATTCCTAGCCCTTGGGTGTAAGAACTCACAGCAAGTGGCAAAGGACGAGCACGGACACGGAATTGAAGAAGAACACGCAGAAGAGGAACGTGGACCGCATCGTGGCAAACTTCTAACTGAAGGAACATTCTCTTTAGAGTTACAGATCTTTGAAACTGGAGTCCCTCCGCAATACCGAGTCTTTGGATATGAGAATGGCAAACCTCTGTCACCGAGTGATTTTTCCGCATCAGTTTCACTAACTCGACTCGGCGGAAAAGTTGACCTGTTCAAATTTAAACCAGTTGCCGACTTCCTAACGAGCGATAGCGAGGTGGCAGAACCTCACTCATTTGATGTCGAAGTATCGGCAGAACATAAGGGTAAAAAATACACTTGGAAATTTGATTCCTACGAAGGAAGAACTGAAATACCAGATGAGATCGCGGAGCGTTCGGGAATAAAGATAGAAAAAGCAGCGCCTCATCAGATTAGAACTATTTTACGCACTCGTGGAAAGGTTCTTCCAAGTGAGCATAAGATAGCACACATCATCCCCCGTTTCTCGGGCATCGTGCGCGAGGGATCTAAGCACATCGGCGATAGCGTAGCTAAGGACGAGGTTCTTGCGGTCATTGAGAGCAACGAAAGTCTGCAACCTTTTAACGTTCGTTCTCAGATATCCGGCACCATTGTAAACGGGCATATTGTTATCGGAGAGTTCGTACCGGAGAACCAATGGATATATATCGTTGCAGATCTCTCTGAAGTTTGGGTGGATTTTTTTGTGCCTCTTAGAGCACAGTCGGGGGCCAAGATTGGACAGAAGGTTCTTATCTCCCCGGTTCATAGTGCAGAGATTACCGACGGGATCGTTTCGTACGTGGCTCCATACGCTGACGAGGGGTCCCAATCGCAACTGATACGAGCAGTCGTTTCTAATAATCCGCAACGGCTTCTACCGGGGATGTTCGTTACGGGGGACCTAGTGGTTGATCAAACTGAAGCGAGGGTCGCCGTTAAAAAAGAGGCGCTGCAAACATTTAGAGAGCAGACGGTAGTTTTTGCGAAGGTAGGTAACACCTATGAGGTTAAACCCCTAACCCTTGGCAAGAGCGACGGTGAGTGGGTTGAGGTTTTGGAGGGGCTATCGCCAGGGGAGAGATACGTTACCGGTAACGCCTTTCTTATAAAAGCTGATATTCTTAAGTCTGGGGCCACGCATGATCACTAA
- a CDS encoding TolC family protein has protein sequence MILNSGAHRVVILLCTGLSLYGGIATAEIKDSRKPATCEQSLSLEGFRASALSQSPLVAEIDRDYAKELASAFDTEVLINPELQAEQTFTRMNMGGDNDPQAQVSIGQTIRLSNFGSRERVAALIRRSGDRQKRAQILELTQKLLVQFRTLYVLQETDKILANAEQRAAKKVLLISVGVKKGLLSQGDEKLFDGERYRLQAQRKGAAATIATLQSELARSTGSPCSILTTGQELLTELPSEELLLQKARSSDLSESTRVDLLVNLAREEMRLSELDAYPQITPRLVYQHTNDGGDFFGAGLSMSLPFWNRNQGQQIRSRAEQRFVEAKSTFLSNGGLEVQIKNLRRAAESSKEQSEIFSLKVIPSFEAALRSQEKLYAEGKGNVLQVWQTLRTFNEVQTQGLQLWLEAVSVRVQLSLLVGEEV, from the coding sequence ATGATACTTAATTCAGGTGCTCACCGTGTGGTTATCCTGCTCTGTACGGGCCTCTCTTTATACGGGGGGATCGCAACAGCGGAGATTAAAGATTCTAGAAAACCTGCAACTTGCGAGCAGAGTTTATCTTTAGAAGGATTTCGAGCATCAGCGCTTAGTCAAAGTCCATTGGTTGCCGAGATTGACCGCGATTATGCAAAAGAGCTGGCGAGCGCCTTCGATACCGAAGTTTTAATTAATCCCGAGCTGCAGGCGGAGCAAACTTTTACCCGCATGAATATGGGTGGCGATAACGATCCCCAGGCACAGGTAAGTATTGGACAGACTATTAGACTTTCAAATTTTGGCAGTAGGGAGCGCGTGGCTGCCCTTATTCGCAGATCCGGAGATAGACAAAAGAGGGCACAGATCCTTGAGTTAACTCAAAAGTTGCTAGTTCAATTCAGAACGCTCTACGTGTTGCAGGAGACCGATAAGATCCTCGCTAATGCTGAGCAACGCGCCGCAAAAAAGGTCTTACTTATCAGTGTGGGTGTTAAAAAAGGGTTGTTATCCCAGGGGGACGAGAAGCTCTTTGATGGTGAGAGATATCGCCTACAGGCGCAAAGAAAGGGAGCTGCTGCAACTATAGCAACTCTTCAGAGCGAATTGGCTAGATCTACCGGCTCCCCGTGTTCCATCCTCACAACAGGCCAGGAGCTACTAACCGAGCTTCCCTCTGAGGAGCTTCTCCTGCAGAAAGCCCGTTCTAGCGATCTAAGTGAGAGCACCAGGGTCGATCTATTAGTTAATCTAGCGCGCGAGGAGATGCGACTCTCTGAGCTAGATGCCTACCCTCAAATTACACCACGTTTAGTGTATCAACACACTAACGACGGTGGGGACTTCTTCGGCGCAGGTCTTTCAATGTCACTTCCATTTTGGAACAGAAATCAGGGTCAACAGATCCGCAGCAGAGCGGAGCAACGTTTCGTTGAGGCTAAGAGCACCTTTCTCTCTAACGGCGGACTTGAGGTGCAGATAAAAAACCTGAGAAGAGCCGCAGAAAGCTCCAAGGAGCAAAGTGAGATCTTCTCATTAAAGGTTATCCCATCATTTGAGGCAGCGCTGCGCTCTCAAGAGAAGCTCTATGCAGAGGGGAAGGGCAACGTGTTGCAGGTTTGGCAGACGTTACGCACCTTCAATGAGGTTCAGACACAGGGTTTGCAGCTCTGGCTTGAAGCTGTTTCGGTAAGGGTGCAGCTTTCATTGCTTGTTGGAGAGGAGGTTTAA
- the purQ gene encoding phosphoribosylformylglycinamidine synthase subunit PurQ → MRVAVVVFPGTNCEQDVEHVYAGLLKQEVLPIWHRDTDLKGADLVVLPGGFSYGDYLRTGALAKLSPVMRSVRAHAEAGGRVLGICNGFQILCEAGLLPGVLLENVGRRFLSRFINMRVESTASFFTQGLTPGAVITCPIAHFQGNYFAEPATLEELESHGQVVFRYCDATGEVSPHDVTVNVNGSCRAIAGISSRNGNVVGLMPHPERAVEALIGFVGGASGLRPFLDNK, encoded by the coding sequence GTGAGGGTCGCGGTAGTTGTCTTTCCAGGAACCAACTGCGAGCAGGATGTCGAGCATGTCTATGCCGGGCTGCTTAAGCAGGAGGTCTTGCCCATTTGGCACCGTGACACCGATCTAAAGGGTGCTGACCTGGTTGTACTACCTGGTGGTTTTTCATATGGGGACTATCTCCGGACAGGGGCGTTAGCCAAGCTTTCGCCTGTGATGAGGTCGGTTAGAGCCCATGCCGAGGCTGGTGGTAGGGTGCTTGGTATCTGTAACGGCTTTCAGATCCTGTGCGAGGCGGGGCTACTTCCAGGGGTTCTCCTTGAAAATGTAGGCAGACGGTTCCTTTCACGCTTTATTAATATGCGCGTCGAATCAACTGCATCCTTCTTTACGCAGGGGTTAACACCGGGTGCTGTGATTACCTGTCCAATCGCCCATTTTCAAGGCAATTACTTTGCAGAGCCGGCAACCCTCGAGGAGCTTGAGAGTCACGGCCAGGTGGTATTTCGGTACTGTGATGCAACTGGCGAGGTATCGCCTCATGATGTTACTGTGAACGTTAACGGCTCCTGCCGCGCCATCGCTGGAATCTCTAGCCGTAACGGCAACGTAGTTGGTCTAATGCCACACCCGGAGCGAGCCGTTGAGGCTCTGATCGGATTCGTTGGTGGTGCGAGTGGGCTTAGGCCATTTTTAGATAATAAATAA
- the purS gene encoding phosphoribosylformylglycinamidine synthase subunit PurS: MRYQVLVRLKPGVLDVQGKAVESGLKDKHFDGIRNVRIGRVIELEVEGLGKEEARSQVDEICRLLLANPVIEQYEILEVA, translated from the coding sequence ATGCGTTATCAGGTCTTAGTAAGATTAAAGCCCGGAGTGCTTGATGTGCAGGGCAAGGCGGTAGAGAGCGGGCTTAAGGATAAGCACTTCGATGGGATCCGTAACGTCAGGATAGGTCGAGTTATCGAGCTTGAGGTTGAGGGGCTCGGCAAGGAGGAGGCGCGTAGCCAAGTTGACGAGATCTGTCGGCTCCTGCTCGCTAATCCAGTTATAGAGCAGTACGAGATCCTGGAGGTCGCGTGA